In the genome of Anaerolineaceae bacterium oral taxon 439, the window GAAGATCAGATCAAAGCCGAGTAAGCGAGCGAATCGGAAGGGGGCGTTCGGGCGGAACCCGGACGCCCCTTCCGGAAACGGCGATCATTGAACGGTCCGCCGAAGTTTTTATGGACAGGTGGGGATCGGCATGGGACGTTTCAGCGGATCGGGGCTGTCCGGCTTTTTTATTCTGGCGAGGCAAAGGGGAAATACATGGAGAAAATTCTTCTCGAAATGCAATCTATCCTGAAAGAATTTCCTGGGGTGCGGGCGCTCGATAACGTGACGTTCAAGGTTCGGGAGGGCGAGGTTCACGCGCTCGTCGGCGAAAACGGCGCGGGAAAATCAACGCTGATGAACGTGCTGAGCGGTTGGTATGGGTATGGAACTTACGAGGGGAGGATTATTTTTGACGGCGCGGAATGCAGGTTCCGTAGCCTGGAGGACAGCGAAAAGGTCGGGATCGTCATCATCCATCAGGAGCTTGGGCTGGTTCCTTACCTGTCGATTGCGGAGAACATGTTCCTCGGCAACGAGACGGCGCGGAGAATCGGACCGCTGAAGGTCATCGATTGGAACGAATGCCATGATCGGGCGAACGAGATGCTGAAGCGGGTCGGACTGAACGAGAATCCGGAAACGCTGGTTAAAGATATCGGCGTCGGCAAGCAACAGATGGTCGAGATCGCCAAGGCGATGGCCAAAAACGTCCGCCTCCTGATTTTAGACGAGCCGACGGCGTCGCTCAACGACCGCGACAGTCAGCACCTGCTCGACCTGATTCGCGGGATGAAGGAAAAAGGCGTCACCTGCATCATCATTTCCCATAAGTTGAACGAAGTTGAGCAGATCGCTGACGCGATCACGATCCTTCGCGACGGGGCGACGATCGAGACGCTGTATAAAGGGGTCGACGAGTTTACGCAGGCCCGGATTATTAAGGGCATGGTCGGGCGCGAGATGACGGATCGGTATCCGAAGCGGGTCCCGAAAATCGGCGAGACCTGTTTCGAGGTGCGGGACTGGACCGTTTATCATCCGCAATTCGAGGGAAAGAAGGTTATCGACAGCGCGTCGTTTAACGTTCGCCGGGGCGAGATCGTCGGGTTCGCCGGTTTAATGGGGGCCGGACGTACGGAACTGGTCATGAGCGTTTTCGGGCGGGCGTATGGAAAGAATATCAGCGGGACGATCCTTAAAGACGGCGCCGAAATTCAGGTCCGTAATATTTCCGACGCGATCCGGCAGGGGATCATGTACCTGACCGAGGACCGGAAGGGCGCCGGGCTGAACGCGATCGACGACATCCGCCATAATATTACGATCGCCAATTTGCAGGCGATCAGCAGCTACAGCGTTATTAATCAGAACGAGGAAATCAAGGTCGCGGGCGAGTACCGCGATAAGCTGAATATCCGTTCAACTGGGATCTGGCAGGCGGCCGGGACGCTTTCCGGCGGGAACCAGCAGAAAGTCATGCTCAGCCGCGGGTTATTTCTCGATCCGGATATTTTAATCCTGGACGAGCCGACGCGCGGGATCGACGTCGGTTCGAAATACGAGATTTACGGGTTTATGAACGAGCTGGTCGCGGACGGGAAGGCGGTTATCTTCGTTTCTTCCGAGATGCCCGAGCTGCTGGGCATGTGCGACCGGATTTACGTCCTTAACGAGGGACGGATTATTGACGAGCTGGATAAAGAAGAGATTTCTCAGGAAAGAATCATGGACTCAATTTTAACCGATACGAGAAAGAGGACAAATCATGGAACAGCAGAATAAAGCGCTGCGTTCGAATATTCGTCAGTATGGGATGATTATCGCGTTGGTTGTCCTGGTCGTCTTTTTTTATTTCGTGACCGGCGGGCGTTTCGGACGTCCGATGAACGTGTATAACATCGTCATGCAGAACAGTTACGTTCTGATCCTTGCGATCGGGATGCTGCTGCCGATCCTGACCGGGAATATCGACTTGTCGGTGGGTTCGGTCGTTGCGGTCGTCGGCGCGATCGCCGGCGTCATGATGTACAACTGGGGACAGCCGGTCTGGTTCACGCTGATCGTCTGCCTGCTGTCCGGCTTCGTCATCGGGCTCTGGCAGGGGTTCTGGATCGCGATCGTGAACCTTCCGCCGTTTATCGCCACGCTGGGCGGCATGCTGATTTTCCGGGGTATGACGCTCGTCTTTCTTCAGGGGAAGACGCTCGCGCCGCTGCCGTCCTCGTTCGTCGCGATTTCTTCCGGGTATATTCCGGATTGGCTGTCGCGGCTGTTCTCGATCGAGTCGGCGGTGAACCTGACGACGCTGACGATCGCCGCGCTTTGCTGCGCGCTGATCCTGATCGGGCAGCTCGACGACCGGCGGCGGAAGCTTCAATATGGGTTTAAGGTCCCGAATGTGGCGGCGATCCTGGTTAAAGTGCTTCTGATTTCGGCCGCGGTGATGCTTGTCGCCTGGCGGTTGGCGCTGTACCGGGGGATCCCTTTCGTCCTGGTGATCGTCGCGGCTCTGGCGATTTTCTATTCATTTATCTTGAATAATACGACGATCGGGCGGCATATTTACGCGCTCGGCGGAAACGCGAAAGCGGCCGAGCTCTCCGGGATCAAGATCCGCAATATTAAGTATGGGATTTATATCAATATGGCGGTCATGAGCGCGGTCGCCGGGATCGTCTTCTCGGCGCGGCTGAATTCGGCGAGTCCGCTTGCGGGCCAGAGCTTCGAAATGGACGCAATCGCCTCCTGCTACCTGGGCGGGGCGTCAGCGTCGGGCGGGATCGGGACGATTACCGGCGCGCTTGTCGGCGGGCTGATCATGGGGATACTGAATAACGGGATGTCGCTCATGGGCGTGTCGATCGACGTTCAGCAGATCGTCAAAGGTCTCGTCGTGATTCTCGCGGTTGCGTTCGATATCCTTTCGAAGTCGAAAGCATCAAAATAGGCCGGAAACCGGGCGCAGCGGCCAGCTGATTATTAAGGTAAAGAACGAACCGGCGCGGAAGCTTTCTTCCTTACTTAAATAAAAGCGGAAGAGAGGAGGCCGCGCCGGTTTTCGCTTTCTATTCCCGAGTCAGCCGGTAGAAGAACTCCCCGCCGGGATAGATTTTAACGTCGGCGAAACCGCGCTGCGTCAGCAGTCTCGCGGCGGTATTCGCGCGGACACCGGCGGCGCAGAAGACAACGGTCTCCTTCGCCGGGTCGAGCTCCGAAATTCGTTCGCGGAGCTTCCCGAGCGGAATCGCGACCGCGCCGGGAATCGTCGCGATTTTTCGTTCCCAGTCTTCGCGCACGTCCAGGATCGCCGTCTTCGCGGGGTCATGCGTCTCGACGACATCCCATTTCGCGAAGGAGACCAGCCCGTTGACGACGTTTTCAGCGACGAACCCGAGCATGTTCACCGGGTCCTTCGCGGACGAGAACGGCGGCGCGTACGCCAGCTCAAGCTGCTTGAGGTCGAAGACTGAGGCGTTGAAATGCATCGCGGCGGCGATGACGTCGATCCGTTTATCAACGCCCTTCTTCCCGAGGACCTGAGCGCCGAAGATTTTCTTCCCGTCCGGCGCGAAGATCAGCTTGATATACAGCGGCGTCGCGTCGGGATAGTAGCCGGCGTGGTCGCTCTGCCGGATCAGGACGGTCCGATAATCGACGCCTTCGGCTTTTCCGGCGCGTACGAGCGTTTTTTCGCTCTGCCCCACGGCGGCGGCGCTCAGGCTGAAGAGTTTCACGATCGAGACGCCAAACGTTCCGGGATAGACCGAGTCGATCCCATGGATCCGGTCGGCGGCGATGCGCGCCTGTTTATTGGCGGGGCCGGCGAGCGGGATCATCGCAGGACTGCCGGTCACGCGGTCGCGGACCTCGATCACGTCGCCGAGCGCGTAGATCGACGGGTCGCTCGTCAGGAGGCGCTCGTCAACGATGACGCCGCCGCGCGGGTTGAGCTCCAGCCCGGCGCCGCGCGCCAACTCGCTGTTGGGGCGGACGCCGATCGAAAGGATCACGAGATCGGTCCGCAGCGTGCTTCCGTTTTTCAGCGACAGCGTAACGCCGTCGCTGTCAGACTCGAACGAGGTCGTCGCGTCGCCGAGGATCAGTTCCACTCCGTTCCGCCGCAGCTCGCCGTTCAGCGCCAGCGCCATTTCGGGATCGAACGGCGCGAAGAGCTGCGGCTGGGCTTCTATGAGCGTGACGTCGATTCCGCGATGACGCAGGTTTTCGGCCATTTCCAGCCCGATAAAGCCGCCGCCGATGACGACGGCGGTTTTCGCCTGAACCGATTCGATCGTGGCGATGATCCGGTCGGTATCCGGGATGGTCCAAAGCGTATAAATCCGCTCGCCGTCGATCCCCGGGATCGGGGGCGCGAGCGGGCGCGAGCCGGTCGAAAGGACGAGGATATCGTAGTTTTCGTCATAGCTCTCGCCGCTTTCCTGGTTCAGGACGCGGATCGTCTTCGTCTCCCGATCGATCGCGGTTACCTCGTGACGGACACGGACGTCGACATTGAACCTTTCTTTCATGGACGCCGGCGAATTCAGCAGCAATCTGGCGCGGTCTTCAATGATGCCGCCGACATGGTACGGCAGACCGCAGTTCGCGTAGGAAATGTATTCGCCGCGTTCGAAGATGATAATATCGGCGGTCTCGTCCAACCTGCGCAGTCTTGCGGCGGTACCCGCGCCGCCGGCGACGCCGCCGACGATACAGATTTTTTTCGGCATCAGCTAATTCCTTTCATTCCCTTCCGTTATTTTCTTCATCAGCCGGTCGAATTCCTGAAGGACGGTCTCCATGACGGCGGGATCGTAGCGGTCCTGCATCCACGACCGCATGCTATGCAGCGGCATCCAGCTCATCATGCTCAGGACCATCGGGCCTGCCTTCGTCAACTCGGCGTCCAGGTCGGCGTCCGGCGGGAGGAAGGTCCGCGCGATGCCTTCGATCAGCGGGCGCAGTATCTTTTCCGCGCCGGGGAAGCGGAGCATGTCGCCGAGAAGCGTATCCGGCGTGACGTCGATCGGGAGCGGCGCGTCGCCGGAGAGATCGACGGTCAGCGCGGCGCGGATATCGCGCGACGAAGCGGAAAAGCGGATTTCGTATTGCCCGCTGTCAACGTACCAGCCGCCGGTCCGCGTTTCCCAGACGGCGAACGCGCGGCGGTCGAGCGTAAAGCTGACAGTTTGGGTTTCGCCGGGTTCGAGCGCAATTTTCGCG includes:
- a CDS encoding ABC transporter ATP-binding protein, producing the protein MEKILLEMQSILKEFPGVRALDNVTFKVREGEVHALVGENGAGKSTLMNVLSGWYGYGTYEGRIIFDGAECRFRSLEDSEKVGIVIIHQELGLVPYLSIAENMFLGNETARRIGPLKVIDWNECHDRANEMLKRVGLNENPETLVKDIGVGKQQMVEIAKAMAKNVRLLILDEPTASLNDRDSQHLLDLIRGMKEKGVTCIIISHKLNEVEQIADAITILRDGATIETLYKGVDEFTQARIIKGMVGREMTDRYPKRVPKIGETCFEVRDWTVYHPQFEGKKVIDSASFNVRRGEIVGFAGLMGAGRTELVMSVFGRAYGKNISGTILKDGAEIQVRNISDAIRQGIMYLTEDRKGAGLNAIDDIRHNITIANLQAISSYSVINQNEEIKVAGEYRDKLNIRSTGIWQAAGTLSGGNQQKVMLSRGLFLDPDILILDEPTRGIDVGSKYEIYGFMNELVADGKAVIFVSSEMPELLGMCDRIYVLNEGRIIDELDKEEISQERIMDSILTDTRKRTNHGTAE
- a CDS encoding ABC transporter permease, which gives rise to MEQQNKALRSNIRQYGMIIALVVLVVFFYFVTGGRFGRPMNVYNIVMQNSYVLILAIGMLLPILTGNIDLSVGSVVAVVGAIAGVMMYNWGQPVWFTLIVCLLSGFVIGLWQGFWIAIVNLPPFIATLGGMLIFRGMTLVFLQGKTLAPLPSSFVAISSGYIPDWLSRLFSIESAVNLTTLTIAALCCALILIGQLDDRRRKLQYGFKVPNVAAILVKVLLISAAVMLVAWRLALYRGIPFVLVIVAALAIFYSFILNNTTIGRHIYALGGNAKAAELSGIKIRNIKYGIYINMAVMSAVAGIVFSARLNSASPLAGQSFEMDAIASCYLGGASASGGIGTITGALVGGLIMGILNNGMSLMGVSIDVQQIVKGLVVILAVAFDILSKSKASK
- a CDS encoding CoA-disulfide reductase, which produces MPKKICIVGGVAGGAGTAARLRRLDETADIIIFERGEYISYANCGLPYHVGGIIEDRARLLLNSPASMKERFNVDVRVRHEVTAIDRETKTIRVLNQESGESYDENYDILVLSTGSRPLAPPIPGIDGERIYTLWTIPDTDRIIATIESVQAKTAVVIGGGFIGLEMAENLRHRGIDVTLIEAQPQLFAPFDPEMALALNGELRRNGVELILGDATTSFESDSDGVTLSLKNGSTLRTDLVILSIGVRPNSELARGAGLELNPRGGVIVDERLLTSDPSIYALGDVIEVRDRVTGSPAMIPLAGPANKQARIAADRIHGIDSVYPGTFGVSIVKLFSLSAAAVGQSEKTLVRAGKAEGVDYRTVLIRQSDHAGYYPDATPLYIKLIFAPDGKKIFGAQVLGKKGVDKRIDVIAAAMHFNASVFDLKQLELAYAPPFSSAKDPVNMLGFVAENVVNGLVSFAKWDVVETHDPAKTAILDVREDWERKIATIPGAVAIPLGKLRERISELDPAKETVVFCAAGVRANTAARLLTQRGFADVKIYPGGEFFYRLTRE